In Syntrophorhabdaceae bacterium, a single window of DNA contains:
- a CDS encoding MBL fold metallo-hydrolase, translating to MMIARGVEALEIPATMGGTKTSIYPTLIWDSEAAILVDAGFPGQIPAIRRSVASSGALFENIDKIIITHHDRDHTGSLRSVLTNLPQKASVLSHQEERQYIEGRALPCKVILAEAPDSPYPPETKAIFLQQKLDYLDFAVSVDRTLEDGEELPFCGGIVVIHTPGHTPGHICLYIAQSKTLVAGDALCVENKSLHTLPKFASFDPSLAVKSLDKLVPYDVETVICYHGGVWRGSASQFVAELKALRYSA from the coding sequence TCTACCCCACCTTGATCTGGGACAGTGAGGCAGCAATTCTTGTTGATGCTGGATTCCCAGGGCAAATCCCCGCCATCAGACGGTCCGTCGCGTCCTCCGGGGCGTTGTTTGAGAATATTGACAAGATCATTATTACCCATCATGATCGTGACCACACAGGGAGCCTCCGTAGTGTTCTGACCAACCTGCCTCAAAAGGCATCGGTCCTCAGCCACCAAGAGGAGCGGCAGTACATCGAAGGACGGGCCCTACCTTGTAAAGTTATTCTGGCCGAAGCCCCTGACAGTCCATATCCTCCGGAGACGAAAGCTATCTTCCTGCAACAAAAACTCGACTATCTTGATTTCGCGGTCAGCGTCGACAGGACTCTGGAAGACGGTGAGGAATTGCCTTTCTGTGGAGGAATTGTAGTCATTCATACACCGGGCCATACACCCGGCCATATTTGCCTCTATATCGCGCAGAGCAAGACACTGGTGGCCGGCGATGCCCTTTGTGTCGAAAACAAGAGCCTGCATACACTCCCGAAATTTGCAAGTTTCGATCCGTCCCTAGCAGTCAAGTCCCTGGATAAGTTGGTTCCATACGATGTTGAGACAGTGATCTGCTATCACGGAGGAGTCTGGAGGGGAAGCGCAAGCCAATTTGTCGCCGAACTCAAGGCATTACGCTATTCTGCGTAG
- a CDS encoding lactate utilization protein, which produces MLQESDLSREENLFNKTRATLVIKSLGRRNIEGYYVSDRTEALSAVMEMIPPGVVVGRADSVTLFDLGIMPALIERNQNKLIDPFEKDEKGLLPEVDRRRQLQREALLSDIFLTGTSAITLDGRLVNIDGTGNRVAAMTFGPKKVVVVAGTNKIVRNVEEGLQRIHGICTPMNIIRHRLKHGTEVPDEPPCVKTGKCADCYHEWRICRYTMIIEGQMPPDRNRIKVVLVGEPMGI; this is translated from the coding sequence GTGCTGCAAGAATCCGATTTGAGTCGAGAAGAAAACTTGTTCAACAAAACCCGAGCAACCCTCGTAATAAAGAGCCTGGGGAGACGAAACATAGAGGGTTATTACGTGTCAGATCGAACGGAAGCACTCTCTGCTGTCATGGAAATGATTCCTCCCGGGGTAGTAGTGGGCAGAGCAGACTCGGTGACGCTCTTCGACCTGGGAATCATGCCCGCTTTGATCGAACGAAATCAAAACAAGCTCATTGATCCTTTTGAGAAGGATGAGAAAGGTCTTCTTCCTGAAGTTGACCGCAGACGCCAACTTCAACGTGAAGCTTTGCTTTCAGATATATTCCTCACCGGTACAAGTGCGATCACTCTGGATGGAAGGCTGGTCAATATTGACGGGACAGGCAATAGAGTTGCAGCAATGACCTTTGGGCCCAAGAAAGTAGTTGTGGTCGCAGGCACCAATAAGATAGTAAGAAATGTGGAAGAAGGTCTGCAACGCATTCATGGTATCTGTACCCCCATGAATATTATCCGTCACCGCCTGAAACATGGCACTGAAGTGCCCGATGAACCGCCCTGCGTGAAAACAGGTAAATGTGCGGACTGTTACCATGAGTGGAGGATTTGCAGATACACGATGATCATCGAAGGTCAAATGCCTCCCGATAGGAACCGCATCAAAGTTGTATTAGTTGGGGAACCAATGGGGATATAA
- a CDS encoding EFR1 family ferrodoxin (N-terminal region resembles flavodoxins. C-terminal ferrodoxin region binds two 4Fe-4S clusters.) — MNKAIVIYFSQSGNTKKIAEAIHKGIESALGNCELSRLKDISARELIPYDIIGLGYPAWSSKEPPNVRTFISQMVSLEGKHVFAFSTHGALPSGLVSSIAPLVRQKGMKMVGFRDWYGGVTMPHIPKPYMTDGHPDEIDLKEAEGFGTQISELSQRIYRGESHLLPVFTEKSDHKLHGQHVKMPADLAEARRLTKLSMKINQEKCTRCNLCVDNCPVNAIDFTVSPPIFKTDLCVPCWYCEQICPAGAIEVDYELYARFHDKYNVIELNATLETAEAEGRFRRLVSFQDIKLDAHWYKQSKHPRLLVP; from the coding sequence ATGAACAAGGCTATTGTCATCTATTTTTCACAATCCGGAAATACGAAGAAGATCGCAGAGGCAATACATAAAGGAATAGAGTCCGCCCTTGGGAACTGCGAGTTGAGCAGGCTCAAAGATATTTCTGCGAGAGAGTTGATTCCATACGATATCATCGGCCTGGGGTACCCAGCCTGGTCGAGCAAGGAGCCTCCTAATGTCAGAACCTTTATTAGCCAAATGGTCTCCCTGGAGGGAAAGCATGTCTTTGCCTTCAGCACACACGGAGCCCTTCCATCTGGCTTAGTATCAAGCATTGCTCCGCTCGTGAGACAAAAGGGCATGAAGATGGTAGGCTTCAGGGACTGGTATGGGGGCGTAACGATGCCTCACATCCCAAAACCATATATGACGGATGGACACCCTGACGAGATTGACCTTAAAGAAGCAGAGGGCTTTGGCACACAAATCTCTGAGTTAAGTCAAAGGATCTATCGCGGAGAAAGCCATCTCCTTCCCGTGTTCACGGAAAAAAGTGACCATAAGCTCCACGGCCAACATGTGAAAATGCCGGCGGACCTTGCTGAGGCCCGTCGTCTGACCAAGCTCAGCATGAAGATTAACCAGGAGAAATGCACCCGATGTAATCTCTGCGTTGACAATTGTCCTGTCAATGCAATTGATTTTACAGTGTCCCCGCCCATCTTCAAAACTGACCTTTGCGTTCCGTGCTGGTATTGTGAACAGATCTGCCCCGCGGGTGCGATTGAGGTTGACTACGAACTATACGCGAGATTTCACGACAAGTATAATGTAATTGAACTCAACGCGACGTTAGAGACGGCTGAGGCAGAGGGCCGTTTCCGGAGGTTGGTGTCATTCCAAGACATCAAGCTAGATGCTCATTGGTACAAACAGTCAAAGCATCCGCGACTCCTTGTGCCCTGA
- a CDS encoding ABC transporter substrate-binding protein: MKMKLLRAKQLHLVIICILSVKVILGFAALDANAAAKVTVQKQPQYGGILRVAYAFEGTFIGYPPKITNAYGYQEAAPAIEKLLDTDKSGALVPKLATGYKLNTAAKTITLFLRKGVKFHDGTDFDAEAVRWNLEQYMKNKSPGTPKWKSVDVVDNYTVRINLTDWDSTAIIALSETAGLIISPAAFNKNGEAWASNNPVGTGPFQFVSWVKDTKVVYKKFPGYWDKGKPYLDGVEWNIITDANTREISFRTGEQDLLSWPELQNLDKLRKDGFIVDRHIGPPFGLALIPSSADRDSPWSKIKVRQAAQYAIDTVAINNTILYGVQNPSNQLPNKGSWGWNPDIVGYPYNPDKAKKLLAEAGYPNGFKTKIIARKDPINDLIFTAVQGYLKAVGIDAEQEQITSPAYDRLATSSAWDGLLQSALGSSSDITLDLVKRYIGPPEGAWFKSMLIPDDYRKAVLDAVRATDFGTKKKSVRRAMKLFTDKYCLTLNIYSQNFYWVERVPVHNYGINETTNQMQWTPESTWFEKK; encoded by the coding sequence ATGAAAATGAAATTATTGCGGGCAAAACAACTCCATTTGGTTATCATCTGCATACTCTCTGTAAAGGTCATTTTAGGATTTGCAGCTTTGGATGCAAACGCAGCGGCCAAAGTCACCGTGCAAAAGCAACCACAGTATGGCGGAATCTTAAGGGTAGCATATGCCTTTGAAGGTACCTTCATAGGGTATCCTCCAAAGATTACAAATGCATATGGCTATCAAGAGGCGGCTCCGGCAATAGAAAAGCTGTTGGATACAGACAAATCAGGAGCCCTTGTTCCTAAGCTAGCCACCGGTTATAAGCTGAACACGGCGGCCAAGACAATCACCCTTTTTCTCAGAAAAGGTGTGAAGTTCCATGATGGCACAGACTTTGATGCTGAAGCAGTGAGATGGAACTTGGAACAATACATGAAGAATAAATCGCCCGGTACCCCAAAATGGAAATCGGTAGACGTCGTCGACAACTATACAGTTCGCATCAACCTCACTGACTGGGACAGCACTGCCATTATCGCTCTCTCGGAAACTGCCGGCCTTATCATATCGCCAGCGGCGTTCAACAAGAATGGAGAGGCCTGGGCGTCAAACAATCCCGTAGGCACCGGTCCGTTCCAGTTTGTCAGTTGGGTAAAAGATACAAAAGTTGTCTACAAGAAGTTTCCTGGGTACTGGGACAAAGGGAAACCGTATCTTGATGGAGTTGAATGGAATATTATCACTGACGCGAACACGCGGGAAATAAGCTTTAGGACGGGTGAGCAAGACTTACTTTCATGGCCAGAATTGCAGAACCTCGACAAGCTGAGGAAAGATGGCTTCATTGTTGACCGCCATATAGGTCCTCCATTTGGTCTGGCGCTTATTCCTAGCTCTGCTGATAGGGATTCTCCCTGGTCTAAAATCAAAGTGCGTCAAGCAGCTCAGTACGCCATTGATACTGTAGCAATCAATAATACCATATTATACGGGGTGCAGAATCCTTCAAACCAGTTACCCAATAAAGGCAGCTGGGGTTGGAATCCTGATATAGTCGGATATCCATATAACCCCGACAAAGCAAAAAAATTACTTGCAGAAGCCGGCTACCCGAATGGTTTCAAAACTAAGATAATAGCCCGAAAAGATCCTATAAATGATCTAATTTTTACTGCCGTTCAGGGGTATCTCAAAGCGGTTGGCATCGATGCGGAACAAGAGCAGATAACATCGCCTGCTTACGACAGGCTTGCCACCAGCAGCGCATGGGACGGTCTATTACAAAGTGCGCTCGGAAGTTCGTCCGACATTACTCTCGATCTTGTGAAGAGATATATTGGCCCTCCGGAAGGAGCCTGGTTCAAAAGCATGCTGATACCAGATGACTATCGAAAAGCTGTCCTGGATGCAGTACGCGCAACTGATTTCGGAACCAAGAAGAAATCGGTCCGACGCGCCATGAAATTATTCACGGACAAATATTGTCTGACCCTAAATATCTATAGCCAAAATTTCTACTGGGTAGAACGTGTACCAGTCCACAACTACGGCATCAATGAAACGACCAACCAGATGCAATGGACACCGGAATCCACTTGGTTTGAAAAGAAATAG
- a CDS encoding MaoC family dehydratase N-terminal domain-containing protein, whose product MSAEEWTKVIEEHLAKDRDKAGKTSAVPYEWDAAYTFPVNELSVSEEFIRRFVQAIGNADPLFHDPAYGRNTAWGSMIAPPTFETIIAWAGSFPEKADIPGWNTFHGGTDHKCFRVIRPGDRFRVINKYLGIEEKVVSGKPYRLFVPRNQRTYINQREEVVAVATANEIVTAIPPGMKEKVTKSYEGRERHRYTQKQLDLIHRFYDDELEGRNRRGAEVRYWEEVQEGEELTPLVKGPLDVSDIVSYIGVGGYSMAFALKWKVLKKNLGRAHIDPETGEHHLAIDWHYLDSMARVMGLPYAHSTGRQNEGNIGHLLSNWMGDDGFVTRLTCEHRGIWFQGETVWLKGKVTRKYVDEGMHLVDIDAWSENMFSGLKCTLAQATVKLVSRTD is encoded by the coding sequence ATGAGCGCAGAGGAATGGACCAAGGTCATAGAGGAGCATCTAGCGAAAGACAGGGATAAGGCCGGTAAGACAAGCGCGGTGCCGTATGAGTGGGACGCTGCTTATACCTTTCCGGTAAACGAGTTGTCAGTGTCTGAGGAGTTTATCCGGAGATTCGTTCAGGCGATTGGGAACGCGGACCCTCTGTTTCACGATCCTGCGTACGGACGAAACACGGCATGGGGATCCATGATTGCACCGCCGACATTTGAAACGATAATCGCCTGGGCTGGGTCGTTTCCTGAAAAGGCCGACATCCCCGGATGGAATACCTTTCATGGAGGGACGGACCACAAGTGTTTCAGAGTTATTCGTCCCGGTGACAGGTTCCGTGTAATTAACAAGTATCTTGGAATTGAGGAGAAAGTTGTATCTGGAAAGCCCTACAGATTGTTTGTCCCTCGCAACCAAAGAACCTATATCAATCAACGCGAAGAAGTGGTAGCTGTCGCCACAGCCAATGAGATTGTTACCGCTATACCGCCAGGAATGAAAGAGAAGGTCACAAAAAGCTATGAAGGAAGAGAGAGGCATCGATATACGCAGAAACAGCTGGATTTGATTCACCGTTTCTACGATGACGAACTGGAGGGTAGAAACAGAAGGGGTGCTGAGGTTCGTTACTGGGAAGAAGTTCAGGAGGGTGAGGAACTTACACCACTTGTCAAGGGGCCACTCGATGTGTCCGATATTGTTTCGTACATAGGCGTGGGCGGCTACAGTATGGCCTTTGCCCTCAAATGGAAGGTGCTTAAGAAAAATTTGGGTCGCGCCCACATCGATCCCGAAACCGGTGAACATCATCTTGCCATAGACTGGCATTACCTTGATTCGATGGCCCGTGTTATGGGTCTGCCTTATGCGCACTCTACAGGCCGTCAGAACGAAGGGAACATTGGTCACCTCTTGTCAAATTGGATGGGGGACGATGGGTTTGTAACCCGGCTCACGTGCGAACATCGCGGCATCTGGTTCCAAGGCGAAACCGTGTGGTTAAAGGGTAAGGTAACAAGGAAATACGTTGATGAGGGGATGCATTTAGTTGACATAGATGCGTGGTCTGAAAATATGTTTTCGGGGCTGAAGTGTACGCTTGCACAAGCCACTGTAAAACTTGTATCTAGAACCGACTGA
- a CDS encoding CaiB/BaiF CoA-transferase family protein produces the protein MKKILSGVRILDFTDALAGPFCTRYLADCGCEVISIEKPGGKMNRSIPFFFKGQGIDYIFNHCAKKSIVIDLKNSQAHDLIMKLAKVCDVVVENFRPGTMKGFNLDYDSFRTVNPSIIMCSISGWGQYGPKSELLAVDLSVQAQSGLLDLTGEPDAPPSLVGVPITDFLAGLNAFGAICAALYNRSVTGQGEYIDIAMLDCAVTMLHQAIGTHLFTNGEIESHRVGRFNSDLSPHGIYKGTDGYIAISARGQMGWKNFTDVMGRPELVDDPRFNSEKNRVKNNKEVTEIIETWLQTFEKVAEVAMLLQSYRIVAAPVLTAGQSIEDPYFEIRDMLREVDHSILGKIRVLNSPLKFRNSNASVDGPPPAKAGDHTSYVLKNILGMEREEIRELKEAGVVSGTDI, from the coding sequence GTGAAGAAAATACTGAGCGGTGTTCGTATACTCGATTTCACTGACGCATTGGCAGGACCCTTTTGTACCAGATACCTGGCTGATTGTGGCTGTGAAGTGATCAGCATAGAGAAACCAGGTGGAAAAATGAACAGGTCGATACCGTTTTTTTTCAAAGGACAGGGGATCGACTATATCTTTAATCACTGCGCCAAAAAAAGTATTGTAATCGATCTAAAAAATAGTCAAGCCCATGATCTTATCATGAAGCTTGCGAAGGTTTGTGATGTAGTCGTTGAGAACTTTCGTCCCGGTACCATGAAAGGGTTTAATCTTGATTACGATTCTTTTAGAACAGTGAATCCTTCAATAATCATGTGTTCCATATCAGGATGGGGACAATACGGCCCCAAATCGGAATTATTGGCGGTGGACTTATCAGTCCAGGCTCAGAGTGGCTTGCTTGACCTTACTGGCGAGCCTGATGCGCCCCCCAGCCTTGTTGGTGTTCCAATAACGGACTTTCTCGCGGGTCTCAATGCTTTTGGCGCCATATGTGCTGCGCTGTACAACCGATCGGTAACAGGGCAGGGTGAATACATTGACATTGCCATGTTGGATTGTGCTGTGACAATGCTCCACCAAGCCATCGGCACGCATCTGTTTACAAACGGGGAAATAGAAAGTCATAGGGTGGGCAGGTTCAATTCTGATTTGAGCCCTCACGGAATATATAAAGGAACGGACGGCTATATCGCTATCAGCGCTCGCGGACAGATGGGATGGAAGAACTTTACAGACGTGATGGGAAGGCCTGAGTTGGTAGACGATCCCCGCTTCAACTCGGAGAAAAACCGGGTGAAAAATAACAAAGAGGTTACAGAAATAATAGAAACATGGCTACAAACGTTTGAGAAGGTGGCAGAAGTAGCGATGCTACTGCAGAGCTACCGTATCGTTGCAGCTCCCGTCTTGACCGCTGGGCAATCAATTGAAGACCCGTACTTTGAGATAAGAGACATGCTCAGGGAAGTAGACCATTCTATTCTCGGCAAAATTAGAGTGTTGAACTCGCCGTTAAAGTTTCGGAATTCCAACGCTTCCGTTGATGGACCGCCTCCGGCTAAAGCCGGGGATCACACTAGTTACGTGCTGAAGAACATACTGGGAATGGAACGTGAGGAGATAAGAGAGTTAAAAGAAGCTGGTGTAGTATCAGGTACCGATATCTGA